A segment of the Oxyura jamaicensis isolate SHBP4307 breed ruddy duck chromosome Z unlocalized genomic scaffold, BPBGC_Ojam_1.0 oxyZ_random_OJ71222, whole genome shotgun sequence genome:
CACTGGGGAAGAGAAGACCTGAGAATAGAGAGTCAGGGGTGAGgcgcagggcagcaggagggcaggaggccaGCCACAATGCTGTGTCTGTACTCACCGCCAGCTCTTGGTGGATGTGCTCTATCGTGGCCTCCAGTGCCCGCGTCCCTTTCCTGGCCTCATCCTCGACAGCCTTCACCATCTTCAGCAAGGAAGTGACATTGGTGACCATCACCTGTGGAAGGGagaacagaactggaaaaaagcCACAAGAAAGCTCTGGAACGCTGCCAGCACCTGTCCCTCCCTTTGTGGTTTGGTCCCAAACTGTCCCTTCTCCATACTCCACCTCATTTTGATCTCCCACTTTGTGTTGTGCCCTACCTTTTATGTGTCCCTTTGCCCTGACTGCCTCCCAGTTGTCCTCCCATCCGCAGACAGGCACAGAAGcatcttcctgctttttctaGCTCTCCTGCCCCATTCCCTTCACCCCATTGCGCCCCAGTGCAGACCTTGGCAGAGTTCTTCAGCTGGTAGACAGCAGGGTCATCCCCAGCtttgccagcagctgctttaGTGGCACTGATCAGGTCCCCAAGTGCCTTGGCCACATCCTTCACAGCACTGATCAGAACCACCTGGGAAGAGCAAGACCAGGGTCATGGCTTGCTGTGGTCACACTCAGGCTGTAGGTGGTGTGGCCCAGCAGCAGAAAATTAGGGCACCCCAGAACATGCCATATACATGGAGTTCAAATCAGCCAGTTCTGCTAGCAGACAAAGCTCAGCCAGTGTTCTCCAAGACACACAGAGTCCAGCCCAGAGCACCAGATGACCTTTCACTCTCAGCTCCAACCCCTTCACGCAAGCTATGAGCAGCCTCTGTTCACCCCAGACACCCCATCCTACCTGAGTCTCTGGGTCTTCAGAtcccaggctggcagcacccagcttCACCACCTCTGCCAGGTGGGTGATGGTAGTCACGGAGgactgggcagcctgggctaGCTTCTCTTGGTTGGCCGTGGTGTTCTGCACCAGCACTTTGGTGTCCTCCACCAGTGCCTTGGCTGTCTTCAAGATGCCCTCCCTGGTGAGAAGAAGGGAGTCAGAGAGgatgcagccctgcagaggtgTGCGTGCACAAGGTGCTAAGGAATGACAGACAAGCGTCTGCCTCTACATGCACAAGTGCTCCTTGCTCCCTGCCTTTCATCTGTATGAGCTGGAGGGGGAAACAGCCAGCATGACCCGAACTTGCAGGTCTCCTTGGAGCTGGTCCACAGCTTACAAAGATGCAAGACAGTGGGACAGAGCCTGCCCCCCCATCCTcagctgagcaggggctggccaAGGTGTTGTACCCCCCACCCTGATACCTGTGGTCAGCAAAGGTTTCCAAGTTCTCCCGATTGAGGGTCCCTGCTGTGGCAAACATGATGGTGGTGTCAAGGTCAGCGATGATGCCAGAGACAGCGCTGGCAGCAGTGATGCAGGCTTGCGTCCCGCGGTTTCCAGCCTGCAGGGCTACCAGTACATGGGACACCTGCATGGTACGAGCAGGGTGactgagggaggcagagcaggttCATGCAATCCCCACCACACACCTCTGACACCTCCCCAGGACAAATCAGTCCAAGGAGGGGTCTCAGGAATTGTATGGTCTGGACACCCCTTCTTagcttccatttatttttatctcataCCTATCATGCTTGGGGGTGCAGGAGACATTGGACTCTGCTACTTTCCAAATAAGGCTAGCACCTTATCAGAATGCTACAGCTCATTCCTTCTGTAAGTGCTAAATTCAATTTCTGCACTTTGGCAAGCACTCATAAGAGAGTAAGTTTCCTGATGGAAAGTAAGGTTGGAAAGAAAGAATCTACAGGAGGCCCTGGGCATACAGACAGGTGCCAGACAGTATGAAccattgtttgttttgcctttgtaATTTTGCTTGCAAGCATTGCAGCTCTACCCTTATCAGTTGgattttttaaaccatttttgtCTGTTATTAATCAGTGTGCTTTTTAGACTGGCTGATGGGCAGGATGCTTTCCATTGTGCTAGCAAAAGGTGCTGGGAATATTGATCACCTAACATGAGCTGCAGGCTTACTAGAAACGCAGCAAATGCTACACACACCTCTGCAATGGCTGATTTAGAGAGCCCTGGGTTGCCACCAGGGTGTGGAACAGTCTTCCTTGGCAGGCCATTACTAGCACTTCAGCAGGTAGCAACTGGCCATTGCAGTTACCCATCACAGCACAAGTTGTTATGATGCCAGGAAGGGAACCCATCCCATGCCCCACCAGCTGAATTGTGCCAGGGCAAGCATGGCCAAGAGAGCAGACAGAGCCCAGCAGGGCAACAAGAGAACCCAAGGTGGAGGCTCAAAGGGCACGTGGCTCAATCTGGCATTCCTCCCAGCACCTGCCTCCTTTCTCCTGTTACCTACTCCGGGACCCTTGGGGCAGCTCACCTTCTCAGAGACCTTGCACGCACTCTCTATAAGCTCCTTCTTGGTGTAGGCAAGAAGACAAGAAATGACAAAGTCCCACATAGGGTTTGACTCTGacttctcctttccctcagccccagccctctcTGTGTTCCCCTCACCTGATTGATGGCCTGGGTGATGGAGTCCACCATGCCCCCAAAAACACCCGCAGTGCTGGCTGCCTCGTTCAGTGTGGTGGTCAGGTCCTCCACAGCCTCCTTCATCATCTGCACAGATTCTTCCAGAGCCTCCTGTGTGTGGGCAGCTTGCTGCAAGGAGGAGATGGAGTGAGAGAAGGAAGCTGCCCccccagcagggacaccagaCACTTGCTATGGGTTTTGGTGCCCAGCACGCATGTATGATATGTGACACATGCCTGAGGCTCACACTGTCGCCACATGCACCTCCTGCTCACCTTGGGGTTCCCACCAGCCTCCTTGGCGGTGTACAACATCTGCAGGGCAGATTCAGCCAGCGTTTTGGTCTGGTCCAGGAGGTTcatctgctgctggtggttGGGTGTCTTGGAGGCAGCACCGATAGCTGCCAAAATGAGCGGCTCAAAGTACTGAGCCATCTGGGACACCTAGGGAAGAGCAGTGTCAGTACCAGCAGCTCCTAGCACAGGCTGGTCAGAACCTCTCCTCCTGATGTGGACTCCTCCATATACCTGGTGCCTGAACaccctctccccatccctcccctcccattACCTTGTGTCCTAGCTGCGAGGCCTCAGCCCGCGCTGCGCTGGCCACGGGCTCAATCAGGTTGTTGATCTCCTGCACAGCTGTGATCATCTGGTTGTGTAAAGCCTGTTGCAAAGAGAGCACATGGCATgaggctgcagcaaggctggCCTCGCTGAGCTCTGCTAGAGAGGAGTTAACTTGCCCCCATTAAGCAGGGCTCCAAAGTGCTGATTTCATTGCTGAACAAGCTCTAGCTCTAAGGGCTGTGTGACCAGACAgcccttcccaggtgcagcacagccctgctctgttTCACTGAGACGGACATGCAGCAGGGACACAAAGCTTGGAACAAGGCTGCACTTGGCTGGATGGATGCAGGCCTCCTACTAAAGACCCAAGGAGGGTTGCCAAAGCCCTGTGTGAAAGCGGAGGAAGCCAGCAGGGGCTCCAGAAAAGGATGCTGCCCCCCACTTACCTCCTGGGAGATGCCTTCTCGAGGGGCCAGCTGCTGGCTGATGGCTTCAAGGGGGGCCTGGTCTACCTCCCGCATACACCTCTTCAGGACATCAATGGCCTCATCACACTCCTGCTGTCCAGGAGCTTTGTCCCTGCATGACAGATGGATTAGCATCATGCCAGGCTTGCCT
Coding sequences within it:
- the LOC118158704 gene encoding LOW QUALITY PROTEIN: talin-1-like (The sequence of the model RefSeq protein was modified relative to this genomic sequence to represent the inferred CDS: substituted 2 bases at 2 genomic stop codons) gives rise to the protein MMLIHLSCRDKAPGQQECDEAIDVLKRCMREVDQAPLEAISQQLAPREGISQEALHNQMITAVQEINNLIEPVASAARAEASQLGHKVSQMAQYFEPLILAAIGAASKTPNHQQQMNLLDQTKTLAESALQMLYTAKEAGGNPKQAAHTQEALEESVQMMKEAVEDLTTTLNEAASTAGVFGGMVDSITQAINQKSESNPMWDFVISCLLAYTKKELIESACKVSEKVSHVLVALQAGNRGTQACITAASAVSGIIADLDTTIMFATAGTLNRENLETFADHREGILKTAKALVEDTKVLVQNTTANQEKLAQAAQSSVTTITHLAEVVKLGAASLGSEDPETQVVLISAVKDVAKALGDLISATKAAAGKAGDDPAVYQLKNSAKVMVTNVTSLLKMVKAVEDEARKGTRALEATIEHIHQELAVFSSPVPPAQVSTPEDFIRMTKGITMATAKAVATGNSCRQEDVIAMANLSRCAIADMLHACKEAAYHPEVSADVRQWVLRFGRECAGGYLELLEHVLVILQKPTHELKQQLSRYSKRVASSVTELIQAAEAMKGMEWVDPEDPTVIAENELLGAAAAIEAAAKKLEQLKPRSKTKQAHESLDFEEQILEAAKSIAAAMSALVKAASAAQXXLVAQGKVGAIPANAVDDGQWSQGLISAARMVAAATNNLCEAANAAVQGHASEEKLISSAKQVAASTAQLLVACKVKADHDSEAMKRLQAAGNAVKRASDNLVKAAQKAAAFQDHDETVVVKEKMVGGIAQIIAAQEEMLRKERELEEARKKLAMIRQQQYKFLPSELQEEEQN